A DNA window from Mesorhizobium sp. C432A contains the following coding sequences:
- a CDS encoding inositol monophosphatase family protein, protein MIFDDQAIDWLAELLADAARAEIMPRFRRLGEGDIRQKTSAADLVTEADINAERLITARLRERYPTAMIVGEEACSDNPALLQGLGDADLAFVVDPVDGTFNFASGVPLFGVMLSVVVKGETVAGIIHDPVGRDWLIGAKGAGSHIRHAHGALETVHVADAVPISQMTGSVSWQYLAEPQRSLLARNQTKTLSQFGYRCAAHEYRLLASGHAHFVVYNKLMPWDHLVGVLIHAEAGGYTARIDGSAYLPSHIDGGILVAPDKESWQELRRELWAQ, encoded by the coding sequence ATGATATTTGACGACCAAGCGATCGACTGGCTGGCCGAGCTTCTCGCCGATGCAGCCAGGGCCGAAATCATGCCACGCTTTCGCCGGCTGGGCGAGGGCGACATCAGACAGAAGACCTCGGCTGCCGACCTGGTGACCGAGGCCGACATCAACGCCGAGCGGCTGATCACGGCCAGGCTGCGCGAGCGCTATCCCACGGCGATGATCGTCGGCGAGGAAGCCTGTTCCGACAATCCGGCGCTGCTTCAGGGGCTCGGCGATGCCGACCTCGCCTTCGTCGTCGACCCGGTCGACGGCACCTTCAACTTCGCCTCCGGCGTGCCGCTCTTCGGCGTCATGCTGAGCGTCGTCGTCAAGGGCGAAACCGTCGCCGGTATCATCCATGACCCCGTAGGCCGGGACTGGCTGATCGGCGCCAAGGGCGCCGGCAGCCATATCCGCCATGCGCATGGCGCGCTGGAGACGGTGCACGTCGCCGATGCCGTGCCGATCTCGCAGATGACCGGCTCCGTCTCCTGGCAATATCTGGCGGAACCGCAACGCTCGCTCCTGGCGCGCAACCAGACCAAGACCCTGTCGCAGTTCGGCTATCGCTGCGCGGCACATGAATACCGTCTTCTGGCCAGCGGCCATGCCCATTTCGTCGTCTACAACAAACTGATGCCGTGGGACCATCTGGTCGGTGTGCTGATCCACGCCGAGGCCGGCGGCTACACCGCGCGGATCGACGGTAGCGCCTATCTGCCCTCGCATATCGACGGCGGCATTCTTGTCGCCCCGGACAAGGAAAGCTGGCAGGAGTTGCGCAGGGAACTCTGGGCGCAATAG
- a CDS encoding multidrug effflux MFS transporter produces the protein MDQPAKAPQQARKLPIPRWEFIALCAALMALNSLAIDIMLPALQQIGATLGVENENHRQYVITAYILGFGGGQLFFGPISDRFGRRAPLVAGLAIYVVAAAAAAIAPSFAVLLLCRLVQGIGAAATRVIAVSIVRDTFDGRRMAEVMSLIFMVFMAIPVIAPGIGQFIMLFATWHWIFVTMAVGALIVSAWSLLRLPETLHPEYRRPLTVSSVVGGFRIVLTNRMALCYAFASTFIFAAMFGFIASAQQIYVDIFHVGELFPVIFAGVAGVLAFSNYLNSRLVGRIGMRRLSQSALLLFLVISLAWLTVSLQMKMPLWLFITFFASAMLPFGALGANFNALAMEPLGQLAGTASSILGFMQTFLGGILGTLIGQAFNGTVTPLAAGFCSVSVAALLMILIAERGKMFQPHNPPISGHVTDLH, from the coding sequence GTGGACCAGCCAGCAAAAGCGCCGCAACAGGCACGCAAATTGCCTATTCCGCGCTGGGAATTCATCGCGCTTTGCGCGGCACTGATGGCGTTGAACTCGCTGGCCATCGACATCATGCTGCCGGCACTGCAGCAAATCGGCGCCACGCTTGGCGTTGAGAATGAAAACCACCGCCAGTATGTGATCACCGCCTATATATTGGGCTTCGGTGGCGGACAGCTTTTCTTCGGACCGATCTCGGACCGGTTCGGGCGCCGCGCGCCACTCGTTGCCGGGCTGGCGATTTATGTCGTGGCGGCGGCAGCTGCCGCCATCGCCCCGTCATTCGCCGTCCTGCTGCTGTGCCGGCTGGTGCAAGGCATCGGTGCGGCGGCGACCCGCGTCATCGCCGTCTCGATCGTGCGCGACACGTTCGACGGTCGGCGCATGGCCGAGGTGATGTCTCTGATCTTCATGGTGTTCATGGCCATCCCGGTGATCGCGCCTGGGATCGGCCAGTTCATCATGCTGTTCGCAACATGGCACTGGATCTTCGTCACCATGGCCGTCGGAGCGCTGATCGTGTCGGCGTGGTCGCTGCTGCGGCTGCCGGAGACGCTGCATCCGGAGTACCGCCGGCCGCTGACAGTCTCATCCGTCGTCGGTGGTTTCCGCATCGTGCTCACCAACCGCATGGCGCTTTGCTACGCCTTTGCCAGCACCTTCATTTTCGCCGCCATGTTCGGCTTCATCGCCTCCGCACAGCAGATCTATGTCGACATTTTTCATGTCGGCGAATTGTTTCCTGTCATCTTCGCGGGTGTCGCCGGCGTTCTCGCTTTTTCGAACTACCTCAACTCGCGCCTGGTCGGCCGCATCGGCATGCGCCGCCTGTCGCAGAGCGCACTGCTGTTGTTCCTGGTGATCAGCCTTGCCTGGCTCACCGTTTCGCTTCAAATGAAGATGCCACTCTGGCTGTTCATCACCTTCTTCGCCAGTGCGATGCTCCCGTTCGGCGCGCTCGGCGCCAATTTCAACGCGCTCGCGATGGAACCGCTCGGCCAACTGGCGGGCACCGCGTCGTCCATCCTGGGCTTCATGCAGACTTTTCTCGGCGGCATCCTCGGCACGCTGATCGGCCAGGCCTTCAACGGCACGGTGACGCCGCTTGCCGCCGGCTTCTGCAGCGTCTCGGTCGCGGCCCTGCTGATGATCCTGATCGCCGAGCGCGGCAAGATGTTCCAGCCGCACAACCCACCCATTTCAGGGCACGTCACCGACCTGCATTGA
- the ttcA gene encoding tRNA 2-thiocytidine(32) synthetase TtcA has protein sequence MNMLADIETVEPIAEGGFHPLFAEVPSSVEFNKLRKRLLRLTRQAVEDFAMARPGDRWLVALSGGKDSYGLLAVLLDLKWRGLLPVELLACNLDQGQPNFPKHILPDYLDAHGIAHRIEYQDTYSVVTDKLPQGSTYCSLCSRLRRGHLYRIAREEGCSALVLGHHREDILETFFMNLFHGGRLAAMPPKLLNDDGDVMVLRPLSYCAEVDLEKFAAAMKFPIIPCDLCGSQEGLQRNAMKAMLDDMEKRMPGRKDTMLRALSNTRPSHLLDRKLFDFAALNGSLSTGQDISDDI, from the coding sequence ATGAACATGCTGGCAGACATCGAAACAGTTGAACCGATTGCTGAAGGCGGCTTCCATCCGCTGTTTGCCGAAGTGCCGTCTTCCGTCGAGTTCAACAAACTGCGTAAGCGGCTGTTGCGGTTAACCCGTCAGGCGGTCGAGGATTTCGCCATGGCGAGGCCCGGCGACCGCTGGCTGGTGGCCTTGTCCGGCGGCAAGGATTCCTACGGGCTGCTGGCCGTGCTGCTCGATCTCAAATGGCGCGGGCTGCTGCCGGTCGAGCTGCTGGCCTGCAATCTCGACCAGGGCCAGCCGAATTTTCCGAAGCACATTTTGCCCGACTACCTCGATGCGCATGGCATTGCCCATCGCATCGAGTATCAGGACACCTATTCGGTGGTCACCGACAAGCTGCCTCAGGGCAGCACCTATTGTTCGCTGTGCTCGCGGCTGCGGCGCGGCCATCTCTATCGCATCGCGCGCGAGGAGGGCTGTTCGGCGCTGGTGCTCGGCCACCACCGCGAGGACATTCTCGAAACCTTCTTCATGAATCTGTTCCATGGCGGCCGCCTTGCCGCCATGCCGCCAAAGCTGCTCAACGACGACGGCGACGTCATGGTGCTGCGGCCGCTGAGCTACTGCGCCGAGGTCGATCTGGAAAAATTCGCCGCCGCTATGAAATTCCCGATCATTCCCTGCGATCTCTGCGGCAGCCAGGAAGGCCTGCAGCGCAACGCCATGAAGGCGATGCTGGACGATATGGAAAAGCGCATGCCGGGCCGCAAGGATACGATGCTGCGCGCGCTGTCCAACACCAGGCCGTCGCATCTGCTCGACAGAAAGCTGTTCGACTTTGCCGCCCTCAATGGCAGCCTCAGCACAGGACAAGACATTTCCGATGATATTTGA
- the purS gene encoding phosphoribosylformylglycinamidine synthase subunit PurS: MIKARITVTLKNGVLDPQGKAIEHALSGLGFGGVGQVRQGKVFDLELSETDKAKAEADLKAMCDKLLANTVIENYAVEIA, translated from the coding sequence ATGATCAAGGCCCGCATCACCGTCACCCTCAAGAACGGCGTGCTCGACCCGCAGGGAAAAGCCATAGAGCACGCTCTGTCCGGACTGGGGTTCGGCGGCGTCGGCCAGGTGCGGCAGGGCAAGGTCTTCGACCTCGAGCTCTCGGAGACCGACAAGGCCAAGGCTGAAGCCGATCTGAAAGCCATGTGCGACAAGCTGCTGGCGAACACAGTGATCGAGAATTACGCGGTGGAGATCGCTTGA
- a CDS encoding Pr6Pr family membrane protein produces the protein MGRFLQFAGLIIGLAGLVLQACITIPASMEAGRSFLGSIVFLFSFFTILTNIGAVLVHVSLLSPSGYAWLPAFAGPRMRAGVAASIALVFIVYATVLAQLWQPQGLFLLCDVLLHYVTPVLFVLWWLVAGADGRTRWSDISWWMAYPIAYLAYALARAPIAGEVPYPFLDVAKNGAANVALAALAVTGVFLVLCILAVLADKGVSRLRAPRTRR, from the coding sequence ATGGGCCGCTTCCTGCAGTTTGCGGGATTGATCATCGGTCTGGCCGGGCTTGTCCTGCAAGCGTGCATCACCATCCCGGCATCGATGGAAGCCGGCCGCAGTTTTCTCGGCTCCATCGTCTTTCTGTTCAGCTTCTTCACCATCCTGACCAACATCGGTGCAGTGCTGGTCCATGTCTCGCTGCTGTCGCCTTCGGGCTACGCCTGGCTGCCGGCCTTTGCCGGGCCGCGGATGCGGGCGGGCGTGGCGGCTTCCATCGCCCTGGTCTTCATCGTCTACGCGACAGTTCTGGCGCAGCTCTGGCAGCCGCAGGGGCTGTTCCTGCTCTGTGACGTGCTGCTGCACTATGTGACGCCGGTGCTGTTCGTGCTGTGGTGGCTTGTTGCAGGCGCTGACGGCAGGACACGCTGGAGCGACATTTCCTGGTGGATGGCCTATCCGATCGCCTATCTCGCCTATGCGCTGGCGCGCGCACCGATCGCAGGCGAAGTGCCCTACCCGTTCCTCGACGTTGCGAAAAACGGCGCGGCCAACGTCGCCCTTGCGGCGCTGGCCGTCACCGGTGTTTTCCTGGTGCTGTGCATCCTCGCTGTGCTTGCCGATAAGGGCGTCTCACGCCTCAGGGCTCCGCGCACCCGTCGTTGA
- a CDS encoding PLP-dependent aminotransferase family protein encodes MTNWLPDLTIGSGPLYQRLADSIESDIDKGVIDAGAKLPPQRDLAYDIGTTVGTIGRAYQLLRERGLVSGEVGRGTYVLAQQSEASPEFAEPAVQGTRYVDAPPGKLRFDSTAAPDIGQGAIVADMLSRTVQDHPHEISSYTRDFPERWFEAGARWLSRNSFRPAAETIVPTLGTHAAVMAAIAALTTPGDYVAFEHLTYSQIARSAGLIGRRIALVASDEEGLDPEDFERVCAQKHPKMIFLMPTVQNPTLAILSVSRREAIARVARAYNVIVIEDDLYGGLTEDPTPLIAEYAPERTIVAGGLSKSVAAGVRGGWLSCPPAYRHRIRVAHKMMTGGMPFLLAEVNARLVLSGQAGDIRKRSIAEIAARIAIVRETLAGFAFKSHGSVPFVWLTLPDPWLSGTFRSACLENGVLLDDEDEFKAGRSEQVFHGVRFGVSQPRRREDITGGVAVIRRLLEEGRAGYDSSS; translated from the coding sequence ATGACAAATTGGCTCCCTGACCTCACCATCGGTTCCGGCCCGCTTTACCAGCGCCTTGCCGACAGCATTGAGTCGGACATCGACAAGGGCGTTATCGATGCCGGGGCAAAATTGCCGCCGCAGCGCGATCTCGCCTATGACATTGGCACGACGGTCGGCACGATCGGCCGCGCCTATCAGCTGCTGCGCGAACGCGGGCTGGTGAGCGGCGAAGTCGGACGCGGGACCTATGTGCTTGCGCAGCAATCGGAAGCGTCACCCGAATTCGCCGAGCCTGCCGTGCAAGGCACGCGCTATGTCGATGCGCCGCCCGGCAAGCTGCGTTTCGACAGCACTGCCGCGCCCGACATCGGCCAGGGCGCCATTGTCGCCGACATGCTCTCGCGCACGGTGCAGGATCACCCGCACGAAATATCGAGCTACACCAGGGATTTTCCGGAGCGCTGGTTCGAGGCCGGCGCCCGCTGGCTGTCGCGCAATTCGTTCCGTCCGGCTGCTGAAACCATCGTTCCCACGCTTGGCACACATGCCGCGGTGATGGCGGCGATCGCGGCGCTGACCACGCCGGGCGACTATGTCGCCTTCGAGCACCTCACCTATTCGCAGATCGCCCGCAGCGCCGGGCTGATCGGGCGGCGCATTGCACTTGTCGCATCGGACGAGGAAGGTCTCGATCCCGAGGATTTCGAACGCGTCTGCGCGCAAAAGCACCCGAAGATGATTTTCCTGATGCCGACGGTGCAGAACCCGACGCTGGCGATCCTGTCGGTTTCGCGCCGCGAGGCGATCGCCCGCGTCGCGCGCGCGTACAATGTCATCGTCATCGAGGACGATCTCTATGGCGGCCTGACCGAAGATCCGACGCCGCTCATCGCCGAATATGCACCCGAGCGCACCATTGTCGCCGGCGGTCTGTCGAAATCGGTCGCGGCAGGTGTTCGCGGCGGCTGGCTCTCCTGCCCGCCCGCCTATCGCCATCGCATCCGCGTCGCCCACAAGATGATGACCGGCGGGATGCCGTTCCTGCTAGCGGAGGTGAATGCGCGGCTGGTGCTGTCTGGGCAGGCTGGCGATATCCGCAAACGCAGCATTGCCGAAATTGCCGCCCGCATCGCCATCGTGCGCGAGACACTGGCGGGTTTCGCCTTCAAGTCACACGGCAGCGTGCCCTTCGTCTGGCTGACGCTGCCCGATCCCTGGCTGTCCGGCACGTTCAGGAGCGCATGCCTCGAAAATGGCGTGCTCCTCGACGACGAGGACGAGTTCAAGGCGGGGCGTTCCGAGCAGGTTTTTCACGGCGTGCGTTTCGGCGTCTCGCAGCCAAGGCGGCGCGAGGACATCACCGGCGGCGTCGCGGTGATCCGGCGGCTGCTGGAGGAAGGCCGCGCCGGCTACGACAGTTCGTCCTGA
- a CDS encoding phosphodiester glycosidase family protein: MMKRRYGAALLIAILLAAIAVVWWPRRPEPPPLVIGGDLPAPCRNVAFEAVTYVVCTVDLRTYNLAVFHVGADGKPFGSLEAFGKAVAGEGRPVLLAMNGGMYHEDLSPVGLLVENGSEKSPLNLADSEGNFFLKPNGVFLVGKDGKAAVMESNAYAAAKPDVAFATQSGPMLVIDGQIHPRFEPNGTSRYVRNGVGVRDENTVLLAISRSEVSFGSFARLFRDALQCRNALFLDGAVSALSDGDRMIVGGRYPAGPIIAVLASQPPTR; the protein is encoded by the coding sequence ATGATGAAAAGACGATATGGCGCCGCCCTTCTGATCGCCATCCTGCTGGCCGCGATTGCCGTTGTCTGGTGGCCGAGACGCCCGGAGCCGCCGCCGCTGGTCATTGGCGGTGACCTGCCCGCGCCTTGCCGGAATGTCGCCTTCGAGGCGGTGACCTATGTCGTCTGCACGGTCGACCTGCGGACCTACAACCTCGCTGTCTTTCACGTCGGTGCCGACGGCAAGCCCTTCGGCTCGCTGGAGGCCTTCGGCAAGGCGGTTGCGGGCGAGGGGAGGCCGGTGCTGCTCGCCATGAATGGCGGCATGTATCACGAGGATTTGTCGCCGGTCGGCCTGCTGGTCGAGAACGGCAGCGAAAAGTCGCCGCTCAACCTTGCCGATAGCGAAGGTAATTTCTTCCTGAAGCCGAACGGCGTCTTTCTGGTCGGCAAGGACGGCAAGGCGGCTGTCATGGAAAGCAACGCCTATGCCGCCGCCAAACCCGATGTCGCCTTCGCCACGCAGTCGGGCCCGATGCTGGTGATCGATGGCCAGATTCATCCACGCTTCGAGCCGAACGGAACCTCGCGCTACGTCCGCAACGGCGTCGGCGTGCGCGATGAAAACACCGTTTTGCTGGCGATCTCGCGGTCTGAGGTAAGTTTCGGCAGCTTTGCGCGGCTGTTTCGCGACGCGCTACAATGCCGCAACGCGCTGTTCCTCGACGGCGCGGTCTCCGCGCTGTCGGATGGCGACAGGATGATTGTCGGCGGAAGATATCCGGCAGGGCCGATCATTGCCGTGTTGGCAAGCCAGCCGCCGACGCGCTAG
- the grxD gene encoding Grx4 family monothiol glutaredoxin — protein sequence MSGINDYIDSEVKGNDVVLFMKGTPGFPQCGFSGQVVQILDYIGADYKGVDVLTSAELRQGIKEYSNWPTIPQLYVKGEFVGGCDIIREMFQAGELQTLLVDKGVSVKATA from the coding sequence ATGAGCGGCATCAACGACTACATCGACAGCGAAGTGAAGGGCAACGACGTCGTCCTTTTCATGAAGGGCACGCCCGGTTTTCCGCAGTGCGGCTTTTCCGGCCAGGTCGTCCAGATCCTCGATTACATCGGCGCCGACTACAAGGGCGTCGACGTGCTGACCTCGGCCGAACTGCGCCAAGGCATCAAGGAATATTCGAACTGGCCGACGATCCCGCAGCTTTACGTCAAGGGCGAATTCGTCGGCGGCTGCGACATCATCCGCGAAATGTTCCAGGCGGGCGAGCTGCAGACGTTGCTCGTCGACAAGGGCGTCAGCGTCAAAGCGACAGCCTGA
- the rpsD gene encoding 30S ribosomal protein S4 produces MSKRESAKYKIDRRLGENIWGRPKSPVNKREYGPGQHGQRRKGKLSDFGLQLRAKQKLKGHYGDVSEKQFRKVYEEADRRKGDTSENLIGLLESRLDAVVYRSKFVPTIFAARQFVNHGHVNVNGKRVNIGSYRCKPGDVVEVREKSKQLVIVLEAVGLAERDVPDYIEVDHNKMVATFSRIPGLADVPFAVQMEPNLVVEFYSR; encoded by the coding sequence ATGAGCAAGCGCGAATCCGCGAAGTACAAGATCGACCGCCGTCTCGGCGAAAACATCTGGGGCCGCCCGAAGTCCCCGGTCAACAAGCGTGAATACGGCCCCGGCCAGCACGGCCAGCGCCGCAAGGGCAAGCTTTCCGATTTCGGCCTGCAGCTGCGCGCCAAGCAGAAGCTGAAGGGTCACTATGGTGATGTCTCCGAAAAGCAGTTCCGCAAAGTCTATGAAGAGGCTGATCGCCGCAAGGGCGACACCTCCGAGAACCTGATCGGCCTGCTCGAGTCGCGTCTCGACGCGGTCGTCTACCGCTCCAAGTTCGTGCCCACCATTTTCGCGGCTCGCCAGTTCGTCAACCACGGCCACGTCAACGTCAACGGCAAGCGCGTCAACATCGGCTCGTACCGTTGCAAGCCGGGCGATGTCGTCGAAGTGCGCGAAAAGTCGAAGCAGCTGGTCATCGTGCTGGAAGCGGTCGGCCTCGCCGAGCGCGACGTGCCGGACTATATCGAAGTCGATCACAACAAGATGGTCGCGACCTTCTCGCGCATCCCCGGCCTGGCCGATGTTCCGTTCGCCGTGCAGATGGAGCCGAACCTGGTCGTCGAATTCTATTCGCGCTAA
- the purQ gene encoding phosphoribosylformylglycinamidine synthase subunit PurQ encodes MKSAVVLLPGLNRDRDMIAALTKISGQAPATVWQTDTEIPDVDLIAIPGGFSFGDYLRCGAIAARMPVMRAVAEKAAKGVMVIGVCNGFQILVEAGLLPGALMRNASLKFVCREVKLQIANANTMFTRRYQPGQIIRTPVAHHDGNYFADADTLARLEGEGQVVFRYAEGTNPNGSINDIAGIISEKGNVLGLMPHPENLIEAAHGGSDGRALFEGALGIAA; translated from the coding sequence ATGAAATCAGCTGTCGTTCTTCTCCCCGGCCTCAACCGCGACCGCGACATGATTGCGGCGCTGACCAAGATCTCCGGGCAGGCGCCGGCGACCGTCTGGCAGACCGACACCGAAATCCCCGATGTCGACCTGATCGCCATTCCCGGCGGCTTCTCCTTCGGCGATTATCTGCGCTGCGGCGCGATTGCCGCGCGGATGCCGGTGATGCGGGCAGTCGCTGAAAAGGCCGCCAAGGGCGTCATGGTCATTGGCGTCTGCAACGGGTTCCAGATTCTGGTCGAGGCCGGCCTGCTGCCCGGCGCGCTGATGCGCAATGCTTCGCTGAAATTCGTTTGCCGTGAGGTGAAGCTGCAGATCGCCAACGCCAACACCATGTTCACCCGCCGCTATCAGCCGGGCCAAATCATCCGCACGCCGGTTGCGCATCATGACGGCAATTATTTCGCCGATGCCGACACGCTTGCGCGCCTCGAGGGCGAAGGACAGGTTGTGTTCCGCTATGCCGAAGGCACCAATCCCAATGGCTCGATCAACGACATTGCCGGCATCATCAGCGAGAAGGGCAATGTGCTCGGCCTGATGCCGCATCCGGAAAACCTGATCGAGGCCGCGCATGGCGGCAGTGACGGCCGGGCGCTGTTCGAAGGCGCACTCGGCATCGCCGCCTGA
- the purL gene encoding phosphoribosylformylglycinamidine synthase subunit PurL → MTISNSVPITPELIAAHGLKPDEYQRILDLVGREPSFTELGIFSAMWNEHCSYKSSKKWLRTLPTTGPQVIQGPGENAGVVDIGDGDCVVFKMESHNHPSYIEPYQGAATGVGGILRDVFTMGARPIAAMNALRFGAPDHPKTRHLVSGVVSGVGGYGNAFGVPTVGGEVNFDARYNGNILVNAFAAGLAKTDAIFLSEAKGVGLPVVYLGAKTGRDGVGGATMASAEFDDKIDEKRPTVQVGDPFTEKCLLEACLELMASGAVIAIQDMGAAGLTCSAVEMGAKGDLGIELHLDQVPVREERMSAYEMMLSESQERMLMVLRPEKEKEAEAIFHKWGLDFAIVGKTTDDLRFRVIHQGDEVANLPIKDLGDKAPEYDRPWVEPKKPAALAAGDAPKADVADALLKLLGGPNLSSRRWVWEQYDTLIQGNSLQLPGGDAGVVRVEGHPTKALAFSSDVTPRYCEADPYEGGKQAVAECWRNLTATGALPLAATDNLNFGNPERPEIMGQLVGAVKGIGDACRALGFPIVSGNVSLYNETNGQGILPTPTIGGVGLIADWSKMTRIGFAAEGQMILLVGAPPSWGSHLGQSAYFRDIHGRTDGPPPPVDLAHEKRVGDHVRALIASGVVTAAHDLSDGGLAIALAEMAMASGIGATIPGLAGTDPIPVWFGEDQGRYLLTLSVDPQSKEWDAIRDEQSRLGIFAPWIGSTGGNEVKLGDARAIPVSELTAAHEGWFPNFMDKSS, encoded by the coding sequence ATGACCATTTCCAATTCCGTGCCGATCACCCCGGAACTCATAGCCGCGCATGGGCTGAAGCCCGACGAATACCAGCGCATCCTCGATCTGGTCGGGCGCGAACCGAGCTTTACCGAACTCGGCATCTTCTCGGCGATGTGGAATGAGCACTGCTCCTACAAATCCTCGAAGAAATGGCTGCGCACGCTGCCGACCACCGGGCCGCAGGTCATCCAGGGTCCGGGCGAGAACGCCGGCGTGGTCGATATCGGCGACGGCGACTGCGTCGTCTTCAAGATGGAGAGCCACAACCATCCCTCCTACATCGAGCCCTACCAGGGTGCGGCGACCGGCGTCGGCGGCATATTGCGCGACGTCTTCACCATGGGCGCGCGGCCGATTGCGGCGATGAACGCTTTGCGCTTCGGCGCACCGGACCATCCCAAGACCAGGCACCTGGTCAGCGGCGTGGTTTCCGGCGTCGGAGGATACGGCAACGCCTTTGGCGTGCCGACCGTCGGCGGCGAGGTCAATTTCGACGCCCGCTACAACGGCAACATCCTGGTCAACGCCTTTGCCGCGGGCCTCGCCAAGACCGATGCGATCTTCCTGTCGGAAGCCAAGGGCGTCGGCCTGCCGGTCGTCTATCTCGGCGCCAAGACCGGGCGCGACGGCGTCGGCGGCGCCACGATGGCCTCGGCCGAGTTCGACGACAAGATCGACGAGAAGCGCCCGACCGTGCAGGTCGGCGATCCCTTCACCGAAAAATGCCTGCTCGAAGCCTGTCTTGAGCTGATGGCGTCTGGCGCCGTCATCGCCATCCAGGACATGGGTGCGGCCGGCCTCACCTGTTCGGCGGTCGAGATGGGCGCCAAGGGCGACCTCGGCATCGAGCTTCACCTCGACCAGGTGCCGGTGCGCGAAGAGCGCATGAGCGCCTATGAGATGATGCTGTCGGAGAGTCAGGAGCGCATGCTGATGGTGCTGCGCCCCGAGAAGGAAAAGGAAGCCGAGGCGATCTTCCACAAATGGGGCCTCGACTTCGCTATCGTCGGCAAGACCACCGACGATCTGCGTTTCCGCGTCATCCATCAGGGCGACGAGGTCGCCAATCTGCCGATCAAGGACCTTGGCGACAAGGCGCCGGAATATGACCGCCCCTGGGTCGAGCCGAAGAAGCCGGCGGCGCTCGCAGCCGGCGATGCGCCGAAGGCCGACGTTGCCGATGCGCTGTTGAAACTGCTCGGCGGGCCGAACCTGTCGTCGCGCCGCTGGGTGTGGGAGCAGTACGACACGCTGATCCAGGGCAATTCGCTGCAGCTTCCCGGCGGCGACGCCGGCGTGGTGCGCGTCGAAGGCCATCCGACCAAGGCGCTCGCCTTCTCCTCCGACGTCACGCCGCGCTATTGCGAGGCCGACCCGTACGAAGGCGGCAAGCAGGCGGTGGCCGAATGCTGGCGCAACCTCACCGCCACCGGCGCGCTGCCGCTGGCGGCCACCGACAACCTCAATTTCGGCAATCCGGAACGGCCTGAGATCATGGGCCAACTGGTCGGCGCGGTGAAAGGCATTGGCGATGCCTGCCGGGCGCTCGGCTTCCCGATCGTGTCGGGCAATGTCTCGCTCTACAACGAAACCAATGGCCAAGGTATCCTGCCGACGCCGACCATCGGCGGCGTGGGGCTGATTGCCGACTGGTCGAAGATGACCCGTATCGGCTTTGCCGCCGAGGGCCAGATGATCCTGCTGGTCGGCGCGCCCCCAAGCTGGGGCAGCCATCTCGGCCAGTCCGCCTATTTCAGAGACATTCACGGTCGGACCGACGGGCCGCCGCCACCCGTCGACCTCGCCCATGAAAAGCGCGTCGGCGACCACGTGCGCGCGCTGATCGCGTCGGGCGTCGTGACCGCGGCGCATGACCTTTCCGATGGCGGCCTGGCGATAGCCCTGGCCGAAATGGCGATGGCGTCCGGCATCGGCGCCACCATTCCGGGGCTCGCCGGCACCGACCCGATCCCGGTCTGGTTCGGCGAGGACCAGGGCCGCTACCTCCTGACGCTGTCCGTCGATCCGCAGAGCAAGGAATGGGACGCCATCCGCGACGAACAGAGCAGGCTCGGCATCTTTGCGCCATGGATCGGCTCGACCGGTGGAAACGAAGTGAAGCTCGGCGATGCCAGGGCGATCCCGGTCAGCGAATTGACCGCTGCCCACGAAGGCTGGTTCCCGAACTTCATGGACAAGTCCAGTTGA
- a CDS encoding DUF1127 domain-containing protein, with the protein MDTIETIRCAGIELVGPSSRRGFVGRIVHVVRSLARWIEALIERRRGRLALLEMTDEQLRDIGVSRGDAYREGIRRLWD; encoded by the coding sequence ATGGATACAATTGAGACAATCCGCTGCGCGGGCATTGAATTGGTCGGGCCGTCCAGCCGGCGAGGCTTTGTCGGCCGGATCGTGCATGTGGTCAGATCGCTGGCGCGATGGATCGAAGCGTTGATCGAGCGCCGTCGCGGCCGCCTGGCCTTGCTGGAAATGACCGACGAGCAGCTCAGGGATATCGGTGTTTCGCGTGGCGACGCCTACCGTGAAGGGATCCGACGGCTCTGGGACTGA
- a CDS encoding BolA family transcriptional regulator, with product MAMDAHDIEKLIKDGIPDAKVTIRDLAGDGDHYAAEVVAESFRGKSRVQQHQMVYDALKGNMGGVLHALALQTSVPD from the coding sequence ATGGCAATGGATGCCCACGACATCGAAAAACTGATCAAGGACGGCATTCCGGACGCCAAGGTGACGATCCGCGACCTCGCCGGTGACGGCGATCACTATGCAGCCGAAGTGGTGGCCGAAAGCTTCCGCGGAAAGAGCCGCGTCCAGCAGCACCAGATGGTCTATGATGCGCTGAAGGGCAATATGGGCGGCGTGCTGCACGCGCTGGCGTTGCAGACCAGTGTGCCGGACTGA